The DNA segment TCTTCCAGTAGCTTGCGCATCGGTGATCCTCCTCATGCAACGTCCATAATATACCTCGCCCGGCACGGCTAGCAGGGAGGGGCCAGATCGCTGACCAGCTGCTTCAATGTCGTCACTTCCGCTTCCAGCCCGGCGACCCGCTGTTCAAGCAGGTTCAGGCGGCTGCTTGCCGCATGTTCCTGCTCTTCGATGTCGGAGAATCCTGCCGCAGCCGCATGCTCATCGGCGCCGTCGACCTTGCCACTGAACAAATGCACATAGCGCGATTCGCGCTTGCCCGGCTCGCGCGGCAGCCGCATCACGAAGGGGCCGTCTTCGCGCCGGGCGAGCTGGATTAGCACCGCTTCGACTTCCGTTACATCGCCAAACCGGCATAGCCGGCTCGCTCGGCTGCGCAGCTCTCCCGGTGTCTGCGGACCACGCAGGAAGAGCTCGCAGACGACGGCGAGTTCCTGCGGCGAGAACCTCAGCGTGCCGTAATTGGTATTGCAGAAGCGATGCTGGAATTTTGGCACGCGGCTGCCGAATCCACCCTGTTCATTGACGTGGAATTTTTTGATCAGGTTGTCGACCACCTGCTGGACGATGGCCTCGTCCAGGTCCAGCACCGGGTCGCGGTTGCTGCGCTGGTTGCAGGCGTTGGTCAGGGCATTGAGCGACAGCGGATACTGCTCGGG comes from the Georgfuchsia toluolica genome and includes:
- a CDS encoding YceH family protein — translated: MNIELTLHETRVIGCLIEKEITTPEQYPLSLNALTNACNQRSNRDPVLDLDEAIVQQVVDNLIKKFHVNEQGGFGSRVPKFQHRFCNTNYGTLRFSPQELAVVCELFLRGPQTPGELRSRASRLCRFGDVTEVEAVLIQLARREDGPFVMRLPREPGKRESRYVHLFSGKVDGADEHAAAAGFSDIEEQEHAASSRLNLLEQRVAGLEAEVTTLKQLVSDLAPPC